The proteins below are encoded in one region of Pelotomaculum isophthalicicum JI:
- the purM gene encoding phosphoribosylformylglycinamidine cyclo-ligase — MAEQKTGLTYADAGVDIKAGDEAVRLMRGAVRSTFRPEVLADIGSFGGLFALNTAKYREPVLVSGTDGVGTKLRVAMLTGRHNTIGVDAVAMCVNDILAQGAEPLFFLDYLAVGRLVPEKVADIVAGVAEGCRQAGCSLIGGETAEMPGFYGPEEYDVAGFAVGVVERGKIIDGRGIVPGDKLIGIPSSGLHSNGYSLARKVLLDIAGYGADTRLESLGRTVGEEMLEPTRIYVRAVLPLLERFGIKGLAHITGGGLTENTPRILPDGTAVRIRMGTWPVPPVFELIETTGRVEQAEMLRTFNMGIGMVAVVSEGDAGAVMDDLAARGEQSYLIGEVVEGQGVRYIG, encoded by the coding sequence ATGGCTGAGCAGAAGACAGGCCTGACCTACGCGGACGCGGGGGTGGATATCAAAGCTGGCGACGAGGCGGTGCGCCTGATGCGCGGCGCCGTGCGAAGCACTTTCCGGCCGGAGGTGCTGGCGGACATCGGCAGCTTCGGCGGCCTGTTTGCCTTGAATACCGCCAAGTACCGCGAGCCGGTGCTTGTCTCCGGGACGGACGGAGTCGGCACGAAGCTCAGGGTGGCCATGCTGACCGGCCGGCACAATACCATCGGCGTCGACGCGGTGGCCATGTGTGTAAACGACATTTTGGCCCAGGGCGCCGAGCCGCTTTTCTTTCTGGACTACCTGGCTGTCGGCCGGCTGGTGCCGGAGAAGGTGGCGGATATCGTGGCCGGGGTGGCGGAGGGCTGTCGCCAGGCCGGCTGCTCCCTGATTGGCGGCGAGACGGCGGAAATGCCCGGTTTTTACGGCCCGGAAGAATATGACGTAGCGGGGTTCGCGGTAGGCGTGGTTGAACGCGGCAAGATTATTGACGGCCGCGGCATCGTTCCCGGCGACAAACTAATCGGCATCCCTTCGTCGGGTCTGCACAGCAACGGGTACTCGCTGGCGCGGAAAGTGCTGCTCGACATTGCCGGTTACGGCGCGGATACCCGGCTGGAATCGCTGGGCCGCACTGTCGGTGAAGAAATGCTGGAGCCCACCAGGATTTATGTGCGCGCGGTATTGCCATTGCTGGAACGTTTCGGGATCAAGGGGCTGGCGCATATCACCGGGGGCGGGCTTACTGAGAATACCCCCCGGATTTTGCCGGACGGCACGGCGGTGCGGATTAGGATGGGTACTTGGCCGGTGCCTCCGGTGTTTGAGCTGATTGAGACAACTGGCAGGGTGGAGCAGGCTGAAATGCTGCGCACCTTCAATATGGGCATCGGTATGGTGGCTGTAGTTTCCGAAGGAGATGCCGGTGCAGTGATGGACGACCTGGCGGCCCGGGGCGAGCAAAGTTATTTGATTGGCGAAGTAGTAGAGGGGCAAGGGGTTAGGTATATTGGGTAG
- the miaB gene encoding tRNA (N6-isopentenyl adenosine(37)-C2)-methylthiotransferase MiaB, whose product MTKYYQPQTYQIITFGCQMNEYDSEVLAGVLDGMGFTQANGVDCADIVLLNTCCVRETAENKVFSLLGRLRRLKKEKPGMIIGVSGCMSQQEGMAARIRQGFPHVDLILGTGGACQLPDLIGRVIERRSPVLAVRPGIDGIVENLPVRRKEGIRAWVAIMYGCNNFCTYCIVPYVRGRERSRRPGDILEEIDRLGREGFKEVVLLGQNVNSYGKDLDDTIDFAGLLKKLDKYEGNNGVSRIRYMTSHPRDFSDRLIETIVASDKVCEHFHLPVQAGSNRVLKKMNRGYSREHYLELVGKIKSSIPTASITTDIMVGFPGEDEKDFEDTLDLARQARFDSAYTFIYNTRPGTPAASLEGQVPEEVKKARIQELIKLQNKISLERNREEEGREQEVLVEGESKTRPGMLAGKNRGNKTVIFPGGKELIGRTVRVLITESHLAHLAGRQLPH is encoded by the coding sequence ATGACCAAGTACTATCAACCTCAGACATATCAAATAATCACTTTCGGCTGTCAGATGAATGAGTACGACTCGGAGGTGCTGGCAGGTGTGCTGGACGGCATGGGTTTCACCCAGGCAAACGGGGTTGACTGCGCCGACATCGTGCTTTTAAATACTTGCTGTGTCCGTGAAACCGCCGAAAATAAAGTTTTTTCGTTGCTGGGTCGCCTGCGGCGCCTGAAAAAAGAAAAGCCCGGCATGATTATCGGCGTGAGCGGCTGCATGTCCCAGCAGGAAGGCATGGCTGCGAGAATCAGGCAGGGGTTTCCGCATGTCGACCTGATTCTTGGAACGGGCGGCGCCTGCCAACTCCCGGATCTGATCGGGAGGGTGATTGAGCGCAGGAGCCCTGTTCTGGCAGTCCGGCCAGGCATTGACGGAATTGTGGAAAACCTCCCGGTGAGAAGAAAAGAAGGCATTCGCGCCTGGGTCGCGATAATGTACGGGTGTAATAATTTTTGCACGTATTGTATCGTTCCTTATGTTCGTGGGAGGGAGCGAAGCCGCCGTCCGGGGGATATACTGGAAGAAATTGATAGACTGGGGCGGGAAGGTTTCAAAGAAGTGGTTTTACTCGGTCAGAATGTTAATTCCTACGGCAAAGACCTGGATGATACCATAGACTTTGCCGGTTTGCTGAAAAAATTAGATAAATATGAAGGGAATAACGGCGTTAGCCGGATACGTTATATGACCTCCCACCCCCGCGACTTTTCCGACCGGTTGATTGAGACAATTGTCGCTTCGGATAAGGTGTGCGAGCATTTTCACCTGCCGGTGCAAGCGGGAAGCAACCGCGTATTGAAAAAGATGAACCGGGGTTATAGCCGGGAACATTACCTGGAGCTTGTGGGAAAAATAAAGTCGAGTATACCTACTGCCTCAATAACCACCGATATCATGGTCGGGTTCCCAGGAGAAGATGAAAAAGATTTCGAGGATACTCTTGACTTAGCGCGGCAGGCCAGATTTGACAGCGCGTATACTTTTATCTACAACACCCGGCCGGGGACACCGGCGGCATCCCTGGAGGGGCAGGTGCCGGAAGAGGTTAAAAAGGCGCGCATCCAGGAGTTGATCAAACTGCAAAACAAGATCAGCCTGGAAAGAAACCGGGAAGAAGAGGGGCGGGAACAGGAAGTGCTGGTTGAGGGAGAAAGCAAAACCAGGCCGGGCATGCTGGCCGGGAAGAACAGGGGCAATAAAACGGTCATTTTCCCGGGTGGCAAGGAACTCATCGGTCGCACCGTCCGGGTGTTAATTACCGAGTCGCATCTAGCCCACCTGGCCGGCCGGCAATTACCTCATTAG
- the purN gene encoding phosphoribosylglycinamide formyltransferase has protein sequence MGKLRLGVLASGRGSNLQAIMDAAAAGKIGAEVAVVISDHSDAYALERARQRGIPAEFVNPKSFGSKEKYEEVIVELLKRHGVELVCLAGYMLVVGAVMLNAFPDKILNIHPALLPAFQGLHGQEQAWRYGVKFSGCTVHFVDEGVDTGPIIIQAVVPVLDDDTADTLAARILEQEHLIYPEAIKRFAEGRLKIVGRKVFTKKLSST, from the coding sequence TTGGGCAAGTTGCGCCTGGGTGTGCTGGCCTCCGGGCGGGGGTCCAATCTTCAGGCTATCATGGATGCTGCCGCCGCCGGTAAAATAGGCGCGGAGGTGGCGGTCGTAATAAGTGATCACAGCGACGCATACGCTCTGGAGCGGGCGCGGCAACGCGGCATTCCGGCCGAGTTCGTCAATCCGAAAAGTTTCGGCTCAAAGGAAAAGTACGAAGAAGTAATCGTTGAACTACTGAAGCGGCACGGGGTAGAATTGGTATGTCTGGCCGGCTACATGCTGGTGGTCGGCGCTGTCATGCTGAACGCTTTTCCGGATAAAATCCTGAACATTCATCCGGCTTTGTTGCCTGCTTTCCAGGGATTGCACGGGCAGGAACAAGCATGGCGGTACGGGGTGAAATTCAGCGGCTGCACTGTTCATTTTGTAGACGAGGGGGTCGATACCGGCCCGATTATCATTCAGGCGGTTGTGCCGGTGCTGGATGACGACACGGCTGACACGCTGGCCGCCCGCATCCTTGAGCAGGAACATTTAATATACCCGGAGGCTATTAAACGGTTTGCCGAAGGCCGGCTGAAGATTGTGGGCAGAAAAGTATTTACAAAGAAATTAAGTAGTACTTAG
- the purF gene encoding amidophosphoribosyltransferase, whose product MNGPGEAPEGDKPREECGIFGIYGPGLDVARLTYYGLYALQHRGQESAGIAVADGRKIYLQKDMGLVSEVFNHEKLNGFHGHLAIGHVRYSTTGTNNPLNAQPFVYHSSRGMLGLAHNGNLTNTAELRSLLYSAGSVFQSTTDSEIIVSLIAKYSQDSLVDAIRKSMADIKGAYSLLILTGKKLIGVRDPHGIRPLCLGRRGNAYILASESCALDTVGAELIRDVKPGEIIVIDENGLTSHMIFQNGRRAHCIFEYIYFARADSCMDGFNINKVRREMGRQLAREYPVEADMVIPVPDSGIAAARGFAAESGIPFEEGLMKNRYIGRTFIQPSQSIRDLGVRLKLNPIRDVLDGKRVVMVDDSIVRGTTSGKIVNMLRECGVKGVHFCISSPPVIRPCFYGIDISREDELIACRKPLRGIREFIGADGLHYLSLEGLLNVFGEERDNFCTGCFSGNYPVEIPKACEQDKFILE is encoded by the coding sequence ATGAACGGCCCGGGTGAAGCCCCGGAAGGGGATAAACCCAGGGAGGAGTGCGGCATCTTCGGTATCTACGGCCCTGGTCTTGACGTGGCCAGGCTCACTTACTACGGCCTGTACGCCCTGCAGCACCGGGGGCAGGAAAGCGCCGGCATTGCCGTGGCCGACGGAAGGAAGATTTATCTTCAAAAAGACATGGGTCTGGTTTCCGAGGTGTTCAACCATGAAAAACTGAACGGTTTCCATGGACATTTGGCCATTGGCCATGTGCGTTATTCCACGACCGGCACCAACAACCCGCTTAACGCCCAGCCGTTTGTCTATCATTCCTCGAGAGGCATGCTCGGGCTGGCCCACAACGGCAACCTGACCAATACTGCCGAACTCCGTTCCCTGTTGTATTCCGCCGGGTCGGTATTTCAATCCACCACCGACAGCGAAATTATTGTCAGCCTTATAGCCAAGTACAGCCAGGACAGCCTTGTTGACGCCATTAGAAAGAGTATGGCCGACATTAAGGGCGCGTATTCTTTGTTGATCCTTACCGGGAAAAAACTGATTGGAGTCCGCGATCCGCACGGCATCCGGCCCTTGTGCCTGGGCCGGCGCGGCAACGCGTATATTCTGGCGTCCGAGTCCTGTGCCCTGGACACTGTCGGGGCGGAGCTGATCCGGGACGTGAAGCCCGGTGAAATCATTGTCATTGATGAGAACGGCTTGACTAGCCACATGATTTTTCAAAACGGCAGAAGGGCGCACTGTATTTTTGAATACATCTATTTTGCCCGGGCCGACAGCTGCATGGACGGCTTTAACATCAACAAGGTGCGCCGGGAAATGGGACGCCAGCTTGCCAGGGAGTACCCGGTCGAGGCCGACATGGTGATTCCCGTACCCGATTCAGGTATTGCCGCCGCCAGGGGTTTCGCAGCCGAATCGGGTATTCCTTTTGAAGAAGGCCTGATGAAAAACCGGTACATCGGGCGCACCTTCATTCAGCCCAGCCAGAGCATCCGGGACCTGGGGGTGAGGCTCAAGCTGAATCCCATCCGGGACGTGCTGGACGGCAAGCGGGTGGTCATGGTGGACGATTCAATCGTCCGGGGCACTACCAGCGGCAAAATTGTCAACATGCTGCGGGAGTGCGGCGTGAAAGGAGTCCACTTCTGCATCAGTTCCCCGCCGGTGATTAGACCTTGTTTTTACGGTATTGACATCTCGAGAGAGGATGAATTGATTGCCTGCCGGAAACCCCTGCGAGGGATCAGGGAGTTTATCGGCGCGGACGGTCTTCATTATCTGAGCTTGGAAGGACTGCTGAATGTTTTCGGGGAGGAAAGGGATAATTTTTGCACCGGCTGTTTCAGCGGCAATTACCCTGTGGAAATCCCGAAGGCTTGCGAGCAGGACAAGTTTATCCTTGAGTGA
- the purB gene encoding adenylosuccinate lyase encodes MIERYTLPEMARIWSEENKFRKWLDVEIYACEAMAELGQVPAEALAEIKEKADFNVRRIAEIEAVVDHDVIAFTTNVGEYVGEASKYIHLGLTSSDVLDTSMAVLMKEAGLHIVGRLKQLREALLEKAREHRNTIMIGRTHGIHAEPITFGLKMLLWVAETDRNIQRMERAVETISVGKISGAVGTYANISPRVEAHVCARLGLRPAMVSTQVLQRDRHAEYLTTIAVIGSSLDKFATELRSLQRTDILEVEEFFKKGQKGSSAMPHKRNPITGERISGLARLLRGNALVAMENVPLWNERDISHSSVERVIIPDSTITLDYMLVKLTGIITNLLVYPENMLRNVERTHGLIFSQRVLLALVEEKGLSRERAYELVQRNAMQSWRTGASFRDLLLKDGEVTALLSEKEIDELFDYNYHLKHVDDVYQRFGL; translated from the coding sequence ATGATTGAACGTTACACGCTGCCGGAGATGGCGCGGATCTGGTCGGAAGAAAACAAGTTCCGCAAGTGGCTCGACGTGGAGATATATGCTTGCGAGGCTATGGCTGAACTGGGGCAGGTCCCCGCGGAAGCGCTGGCGGAAATCAAGGAAAAGGCTGACTTCAACGTGCGACGCATCGCGGAGATTGAAGCGGTGGTCGACCACGATGTGATAGCTTTTACCACTAATGTGGGCGAATATGTCGGCGAGGCTTCCAAGTACATCCACCTGGGGCTGACTTCCTCGGACGTGCTGGATACGTCCATGGCCGTTTTAATGAAAGAGGCCGGCCTGCATATCGTGGGCAGGCTGAAGCAACTGCGGGAGGCGCTGCTGGAAAAGGCCAGGGAGCACCGGAACACGATCATGATCGGGCGCACGCACGGCATCCATGCCGAGCCGATTACCTTCGGCCTGAAGATGCTGCTCTGGGTGGCCGAGACTGACCGCAACATCCAGCGGATGGAGCGGGCGGTGGAAACTATCAGCGTGGGCAAGATCTCCGGCGCGGTCGGGACGTACGCCAACATCAGCCCGCGGGTGGAGGCGCATGTCTGCGCCCGGCTGGGCCTGCGGCCGGCCATGGTGTCCACCCAGGTGCTGCAGCGGGACCGCCACGCGGAGTACCTGACCACCATCGCGGTGATCGGCAGCTCCCTGGACAAGTTCGCCACCGAACTGCGCAGTCTCCAGCGCACCGACATCCTGGAAGTGGAGGAGTTTTTCAAAAAGGGCCAAAAGGGCTCCTCGGCCATGCCGCACAAGCGCAACCCGATCACCGGGGAGCGCATCTCCGGGCTGGCCCGCCTCCTGCGCGGCAACGCGCTGGTGGCCATGGAAAACGTGCCGCTCTGGAACGAGCGGGATATCTCCCACTCTTCGGTGGAGCGGGTGATCATCCCCGACAGCACCATCACGCTGGACTACATGCTGGTGAAACTCACCGGCATCATCACCAATCTGCTGGTCTACCCGGAAAACATGCTGCGCAATGTCGAGCGCACGCACGGGCTGATTTTTTCCCAGCGTGTGCTGCTGGCCCTGGTGGAGGAAAAGGGCCTCAGCCGGGAGCGCGCCTACGAGCTGGTGCAGCGCAACGCCATGCAGTCCTGGCGCACCGGGGCGAGTTTCCGGGATTTGCTGCTGAAAGACGGCGAGGTAACCGCCCTGCTCAGTGAGAAGGAAATAGACGAACTGTTTGATTATAACTACCACTTGAAGCATGTGGATGATGTTTATCAACGGTTTGGTTTGTGA
- the purE gene encoding 5-(carboxyamino)imidazole ribonucleotide mutase, which produces MQKILVGIVMGSDSDLPVMKDAAAVLDELGVASEVVIASAHRVPDKTADYARTAAERGLAVIIAGAGGAAHLPGVMAAHTPLPVIGVPVKSGALNGVDALYAIVQMPSGVPVATVGINGAKNAGILAAQIIGAANPEVRRRVVAFKEKLARQVKEKDALLAELGVEGYLNKLG; this is translated from the coding sequence ATGCAGAAAATATTAGTCGGAATTGTCATGGGCAGTGACTCCGACCTGCCTGTTATGAAGGATGCCGCCGCTGTCCTGGACGAACTGGGCGTCGCCAGTGAGGTGGTGATAGCTTCCGCCCACCGGGTGCCGGACAAAACGGCTGATTACGCCCGGACGGCCGCGGAGCGGGGGCTGGCGGTGATTATCGCCGGCGCGGGCGGGGCCGCTCACCTGCCGGGTGTCATGGCCGCGCACACCCCTTTGCCGGTGATTGGGGTGCCGGTTAAATCCGGCGCGTTGAACGGGGTTGACGCTCTTTACGCTATCGTCCAGATGCCCTCCGGGGTGCCGGTGGCGACTGTGGGCATCAACGGCGCGAAAAACGCCGGGATCCTGGCGGCGCAGATTATTGGCGCCGCCAATCCTGAAGTTCGCCGGCGCGTGGTTGCTTTCAAAGAAAAACTTGCCCGCCAGGTTAAGGAGAAAGACGCGCTTTTAGCGGAACTGGGAGTAGAGGGATATCTTAATAAGTTAGGGTAG
- the purD gene encoding phosphoribosylamine--glycine ligase, with product MKVLVVGGGGREHALVWKLSQSPRVAEIYCAPGNAGIARLAACVNISAEDIPSLLAFAREKAVDLTLVGPEAPLTAGIVDEFQNAGLKVFGPSQAAAEIEGSKVFAKDIMAKYNIPTARYAVFTDPAEASAYIQKTGVPCVLKADGLAAGKGVIIANDMQTALAAVRSIMVERDFGEAGARLVVEECLTGEEVSILAFTDGDTVVPMVSSQDHKRAFDNDEGPNTGGMGAYAPAPVYTPEVARRAMEEILVPMIRALKAEGRTYRGVIYAGLMVSGGEPKVLEFNVRFGDPEAQPVLSLLETDLVEIMEAVLENRLDQIEIKWKPQASICVVLASGGYPGSYGKGNVIHGLDEVPGDIMVFHAGTAEKDGKIVTSGGRVLGVTATGPDIPAAINKAYEAVGKIWFDGIHYRRDIGRKALDRVR from the coding sequence ATGAAAGTGCTGGTAGTCGGCGGCGGCGGGCGCGAGCACGCCCTGGTCTGGAAGCTCAGCCAAAGCCCCCGCGTCGCGGAAATATACTGTGCTCCGGGCAATGCCGGCATTGCCCGCCTGGCCGCTTGCGTGAATATTAGCGCCGAGGATATTCCATCCCTGCTGGCTTTCGCCCGGGAAAAGGCCGTCGACCTGACTCTGGTAGGCCCTGAGGCGCCCCTGACCGCCGGGATCGTGGACGAGTTCCAGAATGCCGGCTTGAAAGTATTCGGACCGTCCCAGGCCGCGGCGGAAATTGAGGGAAGCAAGGTTTTCGCCAAGGACATTATGGCAAAATACAACATACCGACCGCCCGCTACGCTGTTTTTACCGACCCCGCTGAAGCCTCCGCTTATATCCAAAAAACCGGTGTGCCGTGCGTGCTCAAAGCGGACGGGCTGGCTGCCGGCAAGGGTGTTATTATCGCGAATGACATGCAAACGGCTTTAGCCGCGGTGCGCTCAATCATGGTGGAACGGGATTTCGGAGAGGCGGGCGCGCGGCTGGTGGTGGAAGAGTGCCTGACCGGCGAGGAGGTCAGCATTCTTGCTTTTACGGACGGCGACACGGTTGTTCCGATGGTATCGTCGCAGGATCACAAGCGGGCCTTTGACAATGACGAAGGGCCGAACACCGGCGGCATGGGAGCCTACGCCCCGGCGCCGGTCTATACGCCGGAAGTGGCCCGGCGGGCCATGGAAGAGATTCTTGTTCCGATGATCCGCGCTCTTAAAGCTGAGGGACGGACCTACCGGGGGGTTATCTACGCCGGATTGATGGTTAGCGGCGGGGAGCCGAAAGTGCTTGAATTCAACGTCCGCTTCGGCGACCCGGAGGCGCAGCCGGTGCTTAGCCTGCTGGAAACCGACCTGGTGGAGATCATGGAAGCCGTGCTGGAAAACCGCCTGGATCAGATCGAGATCAAGTGGAAACCCCAGGCCTCAATCTGCGTGGTGCTGGCCTCGGGCGGCTATCCCGGTTCCTACGGAAAAGGGAACGTTATTCACGGTTTGGATGAAGTCCCCGGTGACATTATGGTGTTTCACGCCGGGACGGCGGAAAAAGACGGGAAAATCGTCACCTCCGGGGGCAGGGTGCTGGGCGTGACCGCCACAGGTCCGGATATTCCCGCGGCGATAAACAAAGCTTATGAGGCCGTGGGGAAGATCTGGTTTGACGGAATCCACTACAGGCGTGACATAGGGCGAAAAGCGCTGGACCGGGTACGGTGA
- a CDS encoding DUF5615 family PIN-like protein, which produces MNIYVDENIPLVTVQSLRRMGHNVFDNRGTSKEGMSDEKLWRIVQRRKCLFITTDRGFASYRYEHHYGILIVCLRQPNKQKIHERVMISINQFMVDEWPGQLVVMRDNVKSVWSGER; this is translated from the coding sequence ATGAATATTTATGTGGATGAAAATATTCCCTTAGTGACTGTTCAATCTTTACGAAGGATGGGACATAACGTTTTTGATAACCGGGGAACCTCAAAAGAAGGCATGTCTGATGAGAAACTGTGGAGAATCGTCCAGCGTCGAAAGTGTTTATTTATCACCACAGACAGAGGATTTGCAAGTTACAGGTATGAACATCATTACGGTATTTTAATAGTGTGTCTTCGACAGCCTAACAAGCAAAAAATCCATGAGCGCGTGATGATATCTATTAATCAATTTATGGTCGATGAGTGGCCGGGGCAATTGGTTGTGATGAGGGATAATGTAAAAAGCGTGTGGTCAGGAGAGCGGTAA
- a CDS encoding phosphoribosylaminoimidazolesuccinocarboxamide synthase → MSEKTVIDLSRLRKPDYNGSVQELYFLEEHPEWMVCKTMPGGSVFDVGTIFSIPNSDICRTALRHKIYSLLETPEEWENIYGHICRKYARDKEFLAFLSEGPLEDFRLRGADTHHLGMIDRDTGEVYRKSFPPHPSQYVLVKKYKIIKPSRVSYNDNHLWDYSEYYGADKFVVPLENIVRIGLTSGSSIYRNYLNMNDAERKNYLKELGLREELVPWTLFAKPVVDFTTKYEPEDRSLKLQEALHVSGSSGKKLLDIIKMCILGAILVSEFFRKIGLFLWDLKWEIARDGDKLVFVDTIDTDSIRVTTKANYNNKDYFVNFNKQSMRDYYKIMHSQWFEATKSAKAAALKSGKSFLEHLRAGQAEGYYPGTPQVDRRFIDIQEDKFNTLIAYIYGQATLDSTIEKYNEIGLKEIGYYDANGVLEEYDKLNGMGEETVVRSQ, encoded by the coding sequence ATGAGTGAAAAGACAGTGATTGATTTATCCAGACTGCGCAAGCCGGACTACAACGGTTCAGTGCAGGAGCTGTATTTTTTAGAAGAGCATCCTGAGTGGATGGTTTGCAAAACCATGCCGGGCGGGTCGGTATTTGATGTCGGAACTATTTTTTCCATTCCGAACAGCGACATCTGCCGGACGGCGTTAAGGCACAAAATATATTCCCTGCTGGAAACGCCTGAGGAATGGGAAAATATATATGGTCACATCTGCCGGAAGTACGCGCGGGACAAGGAATTCTTGGCATTTTTAAGTGAAGGCCCGCTGGAGGATTTCCGGCTGAGGGGGGCGGACACTCACCACCTGGGCATGATTGACCGGGATACCGGTGAAGTGTACAGGAAATCGTTTCCCCCGCATCCGAGCCAGTATGTTTTAGTCAAAAAGTATAAAATTATCAAGCCGTCCCGCGTTTCCTACAATGACAATCATTTGTGGGACTACAGCGAGTACTACGGCGCGGATAAATTTGTCGTCCCTCTGGAAAACATTGTGCGTATCGGGTTGACCTCGGGTTCTTCCATTTATAGAAATTACCTGAACATGAATGACGCGGAAAGAAAAAATTATCTTAAAGAGCTTGGACTGCGGGAGGAGCTGGTTCCCTGGACGCTATTCGCCAAACCGGTGGTGGATTTCACCACCAAGTATGAGCCTGAGGATAGGAGTCTGAAATTGCAGGAAGCCCTGCATGTCAGCGGGAGCAGTGGAAAAAAGCTGTTAGATATAATTAAAATGTGTATTTTGGGAGCGATTCTGGTTTCGGAATTCTTTAGGAAAATCGGCTTGTTTTTATGGGACCTGAAGTGGGAAATCGCCAGGGACGGAGATAAGCTGGTTTTTGTCGACACCATTGACACCGACTCGATCAGGGTGACCACCAAAGCGAATTATAATAATAAAGATTACTTTGTCAACTTCAATAAACAGTCGATGAGGGATTATTATAAAATCATGCATTCCCAGTGGTTCGAGGCTACGAAGTCGGCGAAAGCGGCGGCGCTGAAGTCCGGCAAGTCTTTCCTCGAGCATTTGCGGGCCGGGCAGGCGGAAGGCTATTATCCGGGTACGCCGCAAGTCGACCGGAGATTTATCGATATTCAGGAAGATAAATTTAATACTTTGATCGCGTATATTTATGGACAGGCTACCTTGGACAGCACTATTGAAAAATATAATGAAATCGGTCTGAAAGAAATCGGCTACTATGACGCGAACGGTGTTTTGGAAGAGTATGACAAGCTGAACGGAATGGGAGAAGAGACAGTAGTCAGGAGTCAGTAG
- a CDS encoding type II toxin-antitoxin system RelE/ParE family toxin, whose protein sequence is MLPIVFLNPAERYLKKLKDKYLKRKYRDAIIKIRLDPYVGDRKSGDLAGIWGYDIFHNGVNYELAYYLAENGKGEVLVVIMAGTRENFWDAVKKYIK, encoded by the coding sequence ATGCTTCCAATTGTATTCTTGAATCCGGCTGAAAGATACCTTAAGAAACTTAAGGACAAATATTTAAAAAGAAAGTATCGTGATGCAATAATAAAGATTCGGCTGGATCCTTATGTTGGAGACAGAAAATCCGGAGATTTAGCTGGTATCTGGGGCTATGATATTTTTCACAACGGAGTAAATTACGAACTTGCATACTATCTTGCGGAAAACGGGAAGGGTGAAGTCCTAGTAGTTATAATGGCAGGAACTAGAGAAAACTTTTGGGATGCTGTAAAAAAGTATATAAAATAG
- the mobB gene encoding molybdopterin-guanine dinucleotide biosynthesis protein B — protein sequence MEMSVPVIGLAGYSGSGKTTLLEKLIAELKRRGYRVGVIKHTHHPVEFDQPGKDTWRHSRAGADVVALAAPGGMSLVRKFEGEAGPETIIAMIGGVDVIIIEGYKNGKWPKIAVIRQGVDERPAISAEEFIAVVSDVPQNAGVPYFGLNDVVGIADLIERDFLKNSSQV from the coding sequence ATGGAAATGTCTGTTCCGGTAATCGGCTTGGCCGGCTACTCCGGCTCCGGCAAGACAACCTTGCTGGAAAAGCTGATTGCTGAATTGAAACGTCGCGGCTACCGGGTAGGAGTCATTAAACACACACATCACCCGGTGGAATTTGATCAACCGGGAAAGGATACCTGGCGGCACTCCCGGGCGGGCGCGGACGTGGTAGCCCTGGCCGCGCCGGGCGGTATGTCACTGGTTAGAAAATTTGAGGGTGAAGCCGGGCCGGAAACAATAATTGCCATGATCGGCGGGGTAGATGTGATCATAATCGAGGGGTACAAGAATGGCAAATGGCCCAAGATAGCAGTTATTCGGCAGGGAGTGGACGAGCGGCCGGCAATCTCCGCGGAGGAATTTATCGCCGTGGTAAGCGACGTGCCCCAAAATGCCGGAGTCCCGTATTTTGGATTAAATGACGTGGTGGGAATAGCTGATTTGATTGAACGGGATTTTTTGAAGAATTCAAGTCAGGTCTGA
- a CDS encoding AbrB/MazE/SpoVT family DNA-binding domain-containing protein yields MSVDALYTGYAPMEIKRISVSKKRQITIPQKFFEKLNIREEVECIMTNSAIIIRPVRRETEFAEEILEELINKGYEGPQLLEQFKIIRTQVRPAIEKMIEEAQSAANNLKGSGDVKMKEIFADLED; encoded by the coding sequence ATGTCAGTAGACGCTTTATATACGGGGTATGCTCCTATGGAAATTAAAAGAATTAGTGTTTCTAAAAAAAGACAGATTACTATACCACAAAAATTTTTTGAAAAGCTTAATATTCGCGAAGAAGTTGAATGCATCATGACTAATTCAGCAATCATCATTCGTCCAGTTCGTAGAGAAACAGAATTTGCTGAGGAAATTTTAGAGGAACTTATTAACAAAGGCTACGAAGGACCTCAACTGCTTGAACAATTTAAAATAATTCGTACACAAGTAAGACCTGCCATTGAGAAAATGATAGAAGAAGCGCAATCCGCAGCTAACAATCTTAAAGGTTCTGGGGATGTAAAAATGAAAGAGATCTTCGCTGACTTGGAGGACTAG